The segment TGTCGGGTGCGGAGAGGGGGGACGCCGTAACCAGAGTCATCTTGTCGACATACGAGGCCACCTCCTGCGGGATGCCGAAGGTGAACGTGATGGGGTCGATGGTGACAATCTCGAAGAGGGAATTGCCGGCCCGGACGATGTCCCCCTCGGTAATCTGCTTTTTGACGATCACCCCGGCAATGGATGCGCCGACGGTTAACTTTTTGAGTTTTTCCTCCAACGAATCAAGCTCTTTGGCGAGCCGTTCGACAGTGGCCTCATCCAGCTCGATTTTGGCCTCCAGATCCACCGCCTGCGAGGGGGGCCGACCAAGGGGTTGGTTTTCCGGTCTGGGAGGAACCGGTTTTTCGGGCATTTCTTCATCCACAAATACCGGCTCCGGCTCCTCAAGCGGCTCGGCCAAGGGAGGAGGCGCCGGCTCGCCGGTCCGCAATTCAAAATTCCGGCGGTCGAGCTCAAGTTGCGCCTCGGCCTCCTTGAGCTCCGCCTGTTTCTTTTCTATCTCCGCGTTCAGGTTTTCGCTTTTGAAAAGACAGAGGGGATCCCCGACGTTCACTGTATCCCCCTCGCCGACGTAAACCTTCTCGACGTTTCCATCGAACTCGGCCGCAAGACTAAGCCTATCGGAGGCGAAAAAAGTCCCCACGGCGCCCACATACCGGGGCGACTCCTCAAACCGGGGATAGATGGTCTTCACCTCGTAGACGGGATCCTCCGGCTTTGGCTGATCGGCCTCCTCGCGGCTCGATGGGGCGCAAGGGTCCGAAAGGGAAAAACCGATGGCTAAAAGAAGGGGGAGACTTAAGTCACGCAATTTCATTGGAGTGAAACGAGTATAAGCAAAAACGCTGTTTGTTGACAATTATCAATTCACAATTCACAATTCACAACTATGCCCCCCAAATGGCTCCTCGTCTGCGCCACCAAACCGGAATGGGGCGAACTTAAAAAGCATCTCCATTTCGAAAAGGACCACACCTTTCACGGGTTGAATTTTTATTGCGCCCAAACCGCAAAAAAAGAAATCCTCCTGGGGCAGATCGGGGTCGGATATGAAATTGCCGAAAGAAAGGCCCATACCATTTTTCACTCATTTGTGAATCCGCCACAGTTGGTCATTCACTTCGGCCTTTCAGGGGCGCTTAAGGAAGGTTTAAAAGAGGGGGACCTTATCTTGCCAACCTGCGTTGTCAACCCGGACAAGCAGTCGGTGGCGGTATCGCCCGATTTGATTCAAAAAACCAAAACGCTTCTTCAATCGCTGAATTTCCCTTTTCTCGAGGGGAATTTTTTCACCTCGGCCAAGGTGCTTTCATCCCCGACGCTTAAGAAAAAAGCGGGCGAGGAATTTGACGCCATCGCCGTGGACATGGAAACTTATCCCCTGGCCAAAGAATGCCAAAAAGCGGGAATCCCCTTCCTTTCGATCCGCGCCATATGGGACCCTCTCGAGTGGGATTTGTCGGCACTGTCGGAAACCAGCTTTGACCATGACGGGAATTTGAAAAGGAGGCATTTTTTGGGAAACGCCCTGGCCCATCCGCGGCTTCTCCTGGCCCTTCCCAAATACCGGTCGGCAATAATAAAGGGAAACAAGGCGATCGCGCG is part of the Deltaproteobacteria bacterium genome and harbors:
- a CDS encoding efflux RND transporter periplasmic adaptor subunit codes for the protein MKLRDLSLPLLLAIGFSLSDPCAPSSREEADQPKPEDPVYEVKTIYPRFEESPRYVGAVGTFFASDRLSLAAEFDGNVEKVYVGEGDTVNVGDPLCLFKSENLNAEIEKKQAELKEAEAQLELDRRNFELRTGEPAPPPLAEPLEEPEPVFVDEEMPEKPVPPRPENQPLGRPPSQAVDLEAKIELDEATVERLAKELDSLEEKLKKLTVGASIAGVIVKKQITEGDIVRAGNSLFEIVTIDPITFTFGIPQEVASYVDKMTLVTASPLSAPDMTLTGTIFYISPEINPTTKTLEVKAHLPNDKGLIKEGQQGKALVATRKVEKILMVQREALVTEGDKNYVYVVFGNKAHKTPVEIRAELGQGNEVGVDADIRIDDVLVIFGAQNLKDKSFVKVVSEPPPEPALNTITKQPVGNSATAP